A region of Moorena producens PAL-8-15-08-1 DNA encodes the following proteins:
- a CDS encoding filamentous hemagglutinin N-terminal domain-containing protein, whose amino-acid sequence MASSLTLSHFIPSTTNQAHAQSNIVPDDTLGANGTVVIPDASVKGLPAELIEGGVQRGVNLFHSFQEFNVGEGLRVYLANPAGIENILSRVTGMNPSDIQGTLGVDGAANLFLLNPNGIIFGANASLDVQGSFVGSTANAIAWGDDGYFSATQPETSRLLTINPGALFFNQVGLVSGNIINTGTLAVGKDLTLSGLNLDLQGQLSAGGNLTLSAMETLKVRDSIALPFVAAAGGKLLLEGNQTIDILALSDPDSGLFSQGDMVLRSSSPIRGDTHYWSGGNFSIEEIDGTLGDLSSPNDPIIRSAGDVSFKNYDGASLHIFAGGSVTVDKVKITGSDPANNIQETVTLSDDTTISIDGSTRPTLDIRAGTTAIGNPMPIPGNSIPEQLVLSEAAPTTATIKIGEVIIEPPNGQVFITNQYQPNSAVTGSIEITTINTSNTVENAGDVIIDSGVDIILIGTNSVTDNQGLIFADTSGPGQGGQIKLVAKQEILLSDRFLVTSDTTSDTSGSGKGGEITIEAESVIVRDGAVIGTRTFGKGNAGNVTINGSESVQVIGIVVSGEDKFPSRISTRADENSTGDGGSLNINTQRLLLQNAGQITANTLGKGDAGDVTINASESVQVIGIGVSGENTFSSLITTRADENSTGDGGSLNINTQQLLVEDGGQITANTFKEGDAGNVTISAKESVKVIGIGVSGEDTFPSLITSRANPDSTGNAGSLKINTQQLLVEDGAQVSVSTFAQGDGGSLTINASESVQVIGVSADGKFSSGIFSQANPDSTAKGGSLIIKTQQLLVKDGAQISVSTFAQGDGGSLTIETKEPVQVIGKSPDGKFPSGIFAQASEDSTGKEGSLKINTQQLLVLDGGRIGTTIDARVIENSLTFLPDNQIDTTTLLSNSCIFRSREQPGSLIITGNGGLPPAPGSGKISPFATGTVRTIPSDGSSSPSTQPDRPWQIGDPIVEPQKVYRLADGRLVLSRECVE is encoded by the coding sequence ATGGCAAGTTCATTAACACTATCGCACTTTATTCCATCTACTACTAATCAAGCCCATGCTCAGAGCAATATCGTACCAGATGATACCTTGGGAGCTAATGGAACAGTTGTGATTCCTGACGCTTCTGTAAAGGGATTGCCAGCAGAATTAATTGAAGGAGGAGTTCAACGGGGAGTTAACCTATTCCACAGTTTTCAAGAATTCAATGTGGGAGAAGGGTTGCGGGTTTATTTAGCTAATCCAGCTGGCATTGAGAATATTCTGTCGCGGGTGACCGGAATGAATCCCAGCGATATTCAAGGAACCTTGGGAGTAGATGGCGCAGCTAACCTGTTTTTACTCAATCCCAATGGGATTATATTTGGAGCGAACGCCAGCTTGGATGTGCAGGGTTCATTTGTAGGAAGTACTGCGAATGCGATCGCATGGGGAGACGATGGCTATTTTAGTGCTACTCAACCCGAAACTAGCCGTTTACTAACCATTAATCCAGGAGCATTATTTTTTAATCAGGTCGGCTTGGTGTCAGGGAATATTATCAATACTGGCACCTTGGCAGTGGGGAAAGATTTAACTCTGTCGGGATTGAATCTAGATTTACAGGGTCAGCTATCAGCTGGGGGGAATTTGACCCTATCGGCCATGGAAACCCTGAAAGTGCGCGATAGCATAGCCCTACCTTTTGTGGCAGCAGCTGGGGGAAAACTATTGCTTGAGGGTAACCAAACCATAGATATATTGGCTTTGAGTGATCCCGATAGTGGGTTGTTTTCACAAGGGGATATGGTGTTGCGTTCCAGTAGCCCAATTAGAGGGGATACCCACTATTGGAGTGGAGGAAATTTTTCGATTGAGGAAATAGATGGAACTTTGGGTGATTTGTCAAGTCCCAATGACCCGATTATTCGCTCAGCGGGGGATGTCAGTTTTAAGAATTATGACGGTGCTTCCCTACACATTTTCGCCGGTGGTTCGGTAACGGTTGATAAGGTCAAGATTACAGGCTCTGATCCCGCAAATAATATTCAGGAAACCGTCACCCTATCCGATGACACCACCATATCAATAGATGGTAGTACTCGCCCGACCCTAGATATTAGGGCTGGCACCACAGCTATCGGGAACCCGATGCCAATTCCTGGCAATTCCATCCCTGAGCAACTGGTGTTGTCGGAGGCTGCTCCGACCACGGCAACTATTAAGATTGGCGAGGTAATTATTGAGCCGCCCAATGGTCAGGTGTTTATCACCAATCAATACCAACCCAATTCCGCTGTGACTGGTTCGATTGAGATAACCACAATTAATACCAGCAATACAGTAGAAAATGCTGGGGATGTGATTATTGACTCCGGTGTTGATATCATCCTGATTGGTACTAATAGTGTGACTGATAATCAGGGCTTGATTTTCGCTGATACTTCCGGTCCTGGGCAGGGGGGTCAAATCAAGCTGGTGGCAAAGCAAGAGATTTTGTTGAGCGATCGCTTTCTCGTCACCAGTGATACTACCAGTGATACATCTGGTTCAGGTAAAGGGGGTGAAATTACGATTGAGGCTGAGTCGGTTATTGTCAGAGATGGAGCAGTGATTGGTACCCGTACCTTTGGAAAAGGAAATGCAGGTAATGTGACCATCAATGGCTCAGAATCCGTGCAAGTCATTGGTATTGTTGTCTCCGGCGAGGATAAGTTTCCCAGCCGCATCAGTACCCGAGCTGATGAAAACTCAACCGGAGATGGGGGTTCCTTGAATATTAATACACAACGGTTACTGCTTCAAAATGCAGGACAGATTACTGCGAATACCCTTGGAAAAGGAGATGCAGGTGATGTGACTATCAATGCCTCAGAATCGGTGCAAGTCATTGGTATTGGTGTCTCCGGCGAAAATACGTTTTCCAGCCTCATAACTACCCGAGCTGATGAAAACTCAACCGGAGATGGGGGTTCCTTGAATATTAATACACAACAGTTACTGGTGGAGGATGGAGGACAGATTACTGCCAATACCTTTAAAGAAGGAGATGCAGGTAATGTGACCATCTCGGCCAAAGAATCGGTGAAAGTCATTGGTATTGGCGTCTCCGGCGAGGATACCTTTCCCAGCCTCATAACTAGCCGAGCTAATCCAGACTCAACAGGAAATGCAGGTTCGTTGAAGATTAATACACAACAGTTACTGGTGGAGGATGGAGCACAGGTTAGCGTCAGTACCTTTGCACAAGGAGATGGGGGTTCTTTGACCATCAATGCCTCCGAATCGGTGCAAGTCATTGGTGTCTCAGCAGATGGTAAGTTTAGCAGCGGTATATTTTCCCAAGCTAATCCAGACTCAACCGCAAAGGGGGGTTCCTTGATTATTAAGACACAACAGTTACTAGTTAAGGATGGAGCACAGATTAGCGTCAGTACCTTTGCACAAGGAGATGGGGGTTCTTTGACCATAGAAACCAAAGAACCGGTGCAAGTCATTGGGAAATCCCCCGATGGTAAGTTTCCCAGCGGTATATTTGCCCAAGCTTCGGAAGACTCAACCGGAAAGGAGGGTTCCTTAAAGATTAATACACAACAGTTACTGGTTTTGGATGGAGGACGGATTGGCACCACTATCGACGCCAGAGTGATCGAAAATAGCCTGACCTTCTTACCAGACAATCAGATTGACACCACTACTTTGCTGTCCAATAGCTGCATTTTCCGCAGTCGGGAGCAACCAGGTAGCTTGATCATTACTGGCAATGGTGGTTTACCTCCCGCTCCAGGAAGTGGTAAGATTTCACCCTTTGCCACTGGCACAGTGCGCACCATACCCAGTGATGGTAGCTCTAGCCCCAGCACCCAACCGGATCGCCCTTGGCAAATCGGTGATCCGATTGTAGAACCTCAAAAGGTATATCGACTGGCAGATGGACGACTAGTTTTGAGTCGGGAGTGTGTAGAATAG
- a CDS encoding ShlB/FhaC/HecB family hemolysin secretion/activation protein produces the protein MAIALRPRYGMWQPPTKAYALKGKAGFGVSSLSFFILVISALNGMAQSTIPNSSNSPLPITSASGSSLLESTAQATSTRPPPKVRCPVENIGSELIGTQGEGETGREFWRICQDFRYKSRLTQSPLNPPLSKSEASANSPQYWGVRGAGDFEIITPPGALSVGEFNSPRVAPKNWGVRGAKPTKLRKPYKSLYPTDATGVDLIASSGQRFLVKTVEVLGNTVLQEQITELIEEIENQEVTFEDLIELRSKITQLYINNGYVTSGAFLLNNQALDSGTVQIQVVEGELERIELNGLNRLRPDYVLGPLEIATTKPLNQQRLVKALQLLQLDPLIERVNVELTAGSTPGRNILQVTLKEAPAFHTGVKTENNRSPSIGSTQVSVFAAHDNLFGFGDRIRGEYGLTEGLDIYDIRYTIPINARKGTLSLGYSNSENRLVSENFQDLNIRGETQNYSLSFRQPLLRSPETEFAVGLGLDLRHRQTFILDDIPLSFSEATADGTSKVTVIRLFQDWVKRSPERVLAARSQFSLGIDAFDATISDSSPDGRFFTWVGQFQWVEQLSPSILLISRINTQLTPDSLLSLEKFSVGGRDTVRGYRQNQIIADNGILGGVEARIMLTSDSRLQLTPFFEIGTTWNNQGIQPNPATIAGVGLGLRWQIGSGFNLRLDYGIPLIGVDNPGDSLQDNGIYFTVDYQPF, from the coding sequence ATGGCGATTGCGCTACGGCCACGCTATGGCATGTGGCAGCCACCAACAAAGGCGTACGCCCTGAAAGGAAAGGCAGGTTTTGGTGTTTCTAGTTTAAGTTTTTTTATATTAGTAATCTCAGCTCTAAATGGGATGGCTCAATCTACGATTCCTAATTCATCTAATTCACCCCTTCCGATTACCTCCGCATCTGGGTCATCGCTACTAGAATCTACTGCTCAAGCTACTTCTACTCGACCGCCACCTAAGGTTAGATGTCCCGTTGAAAACATCGGGTCAGAATTAATAGGAACACAGGGAGAGGGAGAGACAGGGAGAGAGTTTTGGCGTATTTGTCAAGATTTTCGATATAAATCAAGACTTACGCAAAGCCCCCTAAATCCCCCTCTGTCAAAAAGCGAAGCATCCGCTAATTCCCCCCAGTATTGGGGGGTTAGGGGGGCGGGGGACTTTGAAATCATTACCCCTCCCGGTGCGCTTTCCGTTGGCGAATTTAATTCGCCACGGGTCGCACCGAAAAATTGGGGGGTTAGGGGGGCAAAACCAACTAAACTTCGTAAGCCCTATAAATCTTTATATCCAACCGATGCTACCGGAGTTGATCTTATCGCTTCATCCGGTCAGCGTTTCCTTGTCAAAACTGTAGAAGTGCTCGGTAACACCGTTTTACAAGAACAGATTACAGAATTAATTGAAGAGATTGAAAACCAGGAAGTCACCTTTGAAGATTTAATTGAACTGCGCTCTAAAATTACTCAACTGTATATTAACAACGGTTACGTTACCTCTGGTGCATTTTTACTCAATAATCAAGCACTGGACAGTGGCACTGTGCAAATACAGGTTGTTGAGGGTGAGCTAGAACGAATTGAACTGAATGGATTAAACCGTCTGCGACCTGACTATGTACTTGGTCCCCTAGAAATTGCCACTACTAAACCCTTAAATCAGCAACGTCTAGTCAAAGCACTGCAACTGCTGCAGCTAGACCCCTTAATCGAACGAGTGAACGTGGAATTGACCGCAGGGAGCACTCCCGGTCGTAATATATTACAGGTGACACTAAAAGAAGCCCCAGCCTTTCACACCGGTGTCAAGACAGAAAACAACCGTTCTCCCAGTATTGGTTCAACCCAAGTCAGTGTATTTGCTGCTCATGATAATCTATTCGGATTTGGCGATCGCATTCGTGGGGAATACGGTCTAACCGAAGGACTCGACATTTACGATATTCGGTATACCATCCCCATCAATGCTCGTAAAGGAACCCTGAGCTTGGGCTACAGCAATAGTGAGAATCGCCTTGTTTCCGAGAATTTCCAGGATTTAAACATTAGAGGTGAAACCCAGAACTATTCCCTCAGTTTCCGTCAGCCCTTATTGCGATCGCCAGAGACTGAATTCGCTGTGGGCTTAGGCTTAGACCTGCGTCACCGACAAACCTTTATACTCGATGACATTCCCTTGTCCTTCTCTGAAGCAACCGCAGATGGTACATCCAAGGTCACAGTAATTCGGCTGTTTCAAGATTGGGTCAAGCGCAGTCCAGAACGAGTATTAGCCGCCCGCTCCCAGTTTAGTCTAGGAATTGATGCCTTTGATGCCACCATTAGTGACTCAAGTCCTGATGGGCGTTTCTTTACCTGGGTCGGACAATTTCAGTGGGTCGAGCAATTATCACCATCTATTCTGCTGATCAGCCGAATTAATACTCAACTCACCCCAGATTCCTTACTATCCCTAGAAAAGTTCAGTGTAGGTGGTAGAGATACCGTCAGAGGCTATCGACAAAATCAAATCATTGCTGATAATGGCATCTTGGGGGGAGTAGAGGCACGTATTATGCTCACCTCAGACTCCAGACTACAATTAACCCCTTTCTTTGAAATCGGTACAACCTGGAATAATCAAGGGATTCAACCCAACCCTGCCACCATTGCTGGTGTAGGATTAGGCTTACGTTGGCAGATCGGATCTGGATTTAATCTCCGTCTCGACTATGGTATTCCCCTGATCGGGGTAGATAATCCGGGGGACTCACTGCAAGACAATGGCATTTACTTTACCGTAGACTACCAGCCCTTTTAG
- a CDS encoding solute carrier family 23 protein has translation MSEFTEGMAISVAMVSLLATMLTAILGRGFLRLVPILMGIGVGYLVTLPLGMVDFTPVSQAPWFQIPEFTTPSFSLPAILFIVPVAIAPAIEHIGDVLAISSVTGNNYLREPGLHRTLLGDGLATILAAFGGLSGVTSSSG, from the coding sequence ATGAGTGAATTCACCGAAGGGATGGCTATTAGTGTAGCAATGGTTTCTCTATTAGCCACCATGCTAACTGCAATTTTAGGGCGGGGTTTTTTACGATTAGTTCCGATTTTGATGGGGATAGGAGTCGGTTATCTAGTAACTTTACCGTTAGGGATGGTGGATTTTACACCTGTTAGTCAAGCTCCTTGGTTTCAAATTCCTGAATTTACCACACCCAGTTTCAGTTTACCTGCAATTTTATTTATTGTACCGGTTGCGATCGCTCCTGCCATTGAACATATTGGCGATGTGTTAGCCATTAGTTCTGTGACTGGAAATAATTATCTTCGAGAACCCGGTTTACATCGCACCCTGTTAGGGGATGGGTTAGCAACAATATTGGCGGCTTTTGGAGGTCTGTCAGGGGTGACAAGCAGCTCAGGATAA
- a CDS encoding CHASE2 domain-containing protein, with product MKRFTEEEIQTWRVGFIPGLVVIGLVILFRLTGFLQSLELIALDSFLRWRPEESIDKRILIVGINEQDIQGIGTYPIPDRDLASLLRKLATYKPRAIGIDIVRDLPVDPGYTDLVAAFQAIKTVIGIEKALPDQYGNTINPPPTLPPEQVGFADVIPDADGHIRRSLLGTSNLEGEYKFSLAILLAKAYLSKEGISLTNGTDDPIAMQFGTTELTRFRPNSGGYVRADAGGNQILINFRNAREPFRIVSLNDIQTGNIDPSWIRDRIVLIGITSHSAKDIVNVSAIPSSTPGLVFGVEVHAHTVSQIISAVLDGRPLLRVWSDSWEYIWIMVWGFLGISLARLTKTPRHNLLSVSVAGISLVGLSYLLLIWGWWIPVVPTWFVLTVNGVSINAFYLYHQTLKSRINERQYMIDYTFDIIHNGPLQTLARILSCTQDQDLSHDQLRSQLEQLNQELRAVYESVRRETLTEDSSIHIGIDLDLDLQQPTHEILYEVYSNTLALNFPCFETIQVKIIKFDPIDSPPLSIEQKRGLCRFMEEALCNVGKYAKGVTRLKVTCTQIEGMNIIRIQDNGLGISSSSQPKKSKRSGGRGTKQARALARQLGGSFKRSSLSPKGRVCELTWSVKKGRFWFLN from the coding sequence ATGAAACGTTTTACTGAGGAGGAAATTCAAACCTGGCGGGTAGGATTTATTCCAGGACTAGTCGTGATCGGACTAGTAATCCTATTTCGCCTCACTGGCTTCCTGCAAAGTCTAGAATTGATTGCTCTCGATAGTTTTCTCCGTTGGCGTCCTGAAGAATCTATTGATAAAAGAATTCTGATTGTTGGTATTAATGAACAAGACATCCAAGGCATAGGTACCTATCCCATACCCGATCGAGACTTAGCATCACTGCTGAGAAAACTAGCAACCTATAAGCCTAGAGCTATTGGTATTGACATCGTCAGAGATTTACCCGTTGATCCTGGTTACACTGACTTAGTCGCAGCATTTCAGGCTATCAAAACCGTGATTGGCATTGAAAAAGCCTTACCTGACCAATATGGCAATACCATTAATCCACCACCCACTTTACCCCCCGAACAAGTTGGCTTTGCCGATGTGATACCTGACGCTGACGGACACATCAGGCGCAGTTTACTAGGAACTTCAAATCTCGAAGGAGAGTATAAATTTTCTCTAGCTATACTGCTAGCAAAAGCGTATTTATCTAAAGAAGGAATTTCCCTAACCAATGGCACTGATGACCCAATAGCCATGCAGTTTGGTACTACGGAACTCACTCGCTTTCGCCCCAATTCCGGAGGCTATGTCAGAGCCGATGCTGGGGGAAATCAGATCCTAATTAATTTTCGCAATGCTCGAGAACCGTTTCGGATCGTATCCCTCAACGATATCCAAACTGGCAACATTGATCCAAGCTGGATTCGCGATCGCATAGTCCTGATTGGTATCACTAGCCATAGCGCTAAAGATATTGTAAATGTCTCTGCTATCCCTAGCTCTACTCCTGGATTAGTGTTTGGAGTAGAAGTGCATGCTCATACAGTTAGTCAAATCATTAGTGCTGTTCTCGATGGACGACCCTTGTTAAGGGTTTGGTCAGATAGCTGGGAATATATATGGATTATGGTTTGGGGGTTTCTGGGTATTAGCCTCGCTAGACTAACTAAGACACCGCGACATAATCTATTGAGTGTTAGTGTTGCTGGGATTAGTTTGGTGGGACTAAGTTATTTGCTCCTGATCTGGGGTTGGTGGATACCTGTAGTACCAACCTGGTTCGTTTTAACTGTCAATGGTGTCAGCATCAATGCCTTCTATCTATACCACCAAACCTTAAAATCCCGCATAAATGAACGCCAATATATGATTGATTATACCTTTGACATCATTCATAATGGACCATTACAAACCTTAGCTAGGATACTCAGCTGCACTCAAGATCAGGATTTATCTCATGACCAATTGCGCTCTCAACTAGAACAGTTAAACCAAGAACTCAGAGCAGTTTATGAATCAGTGCGTCGAGAAACCCTAACCGAAGATAGCAGTATCCACATCGGGATTGATTTAGACCTAGATTTGCAGCAACCCACTCACGAGATTCTCTATGAAGTTTATAGCAATACCCTAGCCTTAAACTTTCCTTGCTTTGAAACCATTCAGGTAAAAATTATAAAATTTGATCCAATCGATAGTCCGCCATTAAGTATCGAACAGAAGCGAGGATTGTGTCGATTTATGGAAGAAGCATTGTGCAATGTCGGTAAATATGCCAAAGGGGTAACTCGTCTGAAAGTCACCTGCACCCAAATCGAAGGTATGAATATTATTCGCATTCAAGATAATGGGTTGGGCATTAGCTCATCATCTCAACCCAAGAAATCTAAGCGTTCAGGAGGTCGGGGAACTAAACAAGCTAGAGCACTAGCGCGACAGCTAGGGGGAAGTTTTAAGCGGTCATCTTTGTCTCCTAAAGGAAGAGTTTGTGAACTCACTTGGTCTGTTAAAAAAGGTCGATTTTGGTTTTTAAACTAG
- a CDS encoding response regulator transcription factor, with product MKPKIIVIDDHESVLEGTVSQLQKQYPEAEIVTAKTAQIAQDYVERLSPDLVVADLSIPKQQGDTARTDTGIQLLKTLMKLYPTLNIVVQSANIKALIRLKPAINEHEGGFTIVDKSLPQKEMLIKVDWSLQGLIYTPKGMRKGLEIKSEWLELLTLAFEEGLQDRTIAQRMQISERTVRNYWTKVQDVLGVYPKPGENIRIKTEKRAREVGLID from the coding sequence ATGAAACCAAAAATTATTGTCATTGACGACCACGAATCGGTTTTAGAAGGAACCGTGAGCCAACTGCAAAAGCAATACCCAGAGGCAGAAATTGTTACGGCTAAAACTGCCCAGATAGCTCAAGACTATGTAGAGAGGTTATCCCCTGACTTAGTTGTTGCCGATCTTTCCATTCCGAAGCAGCAGGGAGATACTGCCCGAACCGATACGGGAATTCAACTCCTCAAAACATTAATGAAACTATACCCTACCCTCAATATAGTTGTTCAAAGCGCTAATATCAAAGCCTTAATCCGTTTAAAACCTGCTATTAATGAACACGAAGGAGGCTTTACCATCGTCGATAAAAGCCTGCCCCAGAAAGAAATGTTAATCAAAGTTGACTGGTCACTTCAGGGATTGATTTACACCCCCAAAGGGATGCGCAAAGGCTTGGAAATCAAATCCGAATGGTTAGAACTTCTAACCTTAGCCTTTGAAGAAGGATTACAGGATAGAACCATTGCTCAGCGGATGCAAATCTCCGAGCGCACGGTGCGTAACTATTGGACTAAAGTTCAAGACGTTTTAGGGGTTTATCCAAAACCCGGTGAAAATATTCGCATTAAAACCGAGAAGCGGGCAAGAGAAGTCGGTCTAATCGATTGA
- a CDS encoding DUF928 domain-containing protein, translated as MKRRFQLLNHCLENHRLTIGVVSLFLGMTTVALADYKPPSEPSHPEQPTIISGTRGGCSKNGQANLTTLAPQEHIGKTVSTHPTFAWFVPDAEALPMKFQLYQDDVNEHPQPIQNIELQTTPGIMTHSLSEDELGLSVGQRYLWQVVIICEPNHPSSAIIAQAYIDIVQKSPDLKIALAAATNPVDRADIYAERGFWYNAFGEVVACGDDARHRELKLNLLTDLAKIEASGNSHYASQKSERIKQILEIERKARL; from the coding sequence ATGAAGAGAAGATTTCAGTTACTCAACCATTGCTTAGAGAATCACCGATTGACTATTGGTGTGGTTAGTCTATTTTTAGGGATGACAACTGTAGCCCTAGCCGACTATAAACCACCTTCTGAGCCATCTCATCCCGAACAACCTACAATTATTAGCGGTACCAGGGGAGGATGTTCTAAGAATGGACAAGCAAACTTAACTACACTAGCTCCTCAGGAACATATTGGAAAAACTGTTTCGACTCACCCAACCTTTGCTTGGTTTGTACCGGATGCTGAAGCATTGCCAATGAAATTTCAGCTTTATCAAGATGATGTAAATGAGCATCCCCAACCCATACAAAATATTGAATTGCAAACAACACCAGGAATAATGACTCACTCACTATCAGAGGATGAACTAGGCTTATCCGTGGGACAGAGATATCTTTGGCAAGTGGTCATTATCTGTGAACCCAATCATCCATCGAGTGCTATCATAGCCCAAGCTTATATCGATATCGTTCAAAAGTCACCAGATTTAAAAATAGCCCTTGCTGCAGCCACTAACCCCGTTGATAGGGCAGATATCTATGCTGAAAGAGGTTTCTGGTATAATGCCTTCGGTGAAGTTGTGGCTTGTGGTGACGATGCTAGACATAGAGAGTTAAAGCTAAATCTTTTAACTGATTTAGCAAAAATCGAGGCATCTGGAAATTCACACTATGCCAGCCAAAAGAGTGAGCGAATCAAGCAGATTTTAGAGATAGAACGGAAAGCCCGTTTGTAA
- the miaB gene encoding tRNA (N6-isopentenyl adenosine(37)-C2)-methylthiotransferase MiaB: protein MTSFPRRYHITTFGCQMNKADSERMAGILEDIGFQWSENPNEADLILYNTCTIRDNAEQKVYSYLGRQAKRKHQQPDLTLVVAGCVAQQEGEALLRRVPEVDLVMGPQHANRLGDLLDQVFDGNQLVATEPIHIVEDITKPRRDSSISAWVNIIYGCNERCTYCVVPNVRGLEQSRTPEAIRAEIEELGRQGYKEVTLLGQNIDAYGRDLPGVTESGRHQHTLTDLLYYVSNIPGIERLRFATSHPRYFTERLIRACHELPEVCEHFHIPFQSGDNDILKAMARGYTHQKYRRIINTIREYMPDASISADAIVGFPGETEAQFENTLKLVDDIGFDQLNTAAYSPRPGTPAALWDNQLPEEVKCDRLQRLNHLVAIKAAERSQRYLGRIEEVLVEDQNPKDNTQVMGRTKGNRLTFFSGDINHLKGELVLVKITEARAFSLTGEQVEE, encoded by the coding sequence ATGACCTCATTTCCCCGCCGCTACCATATCACCACTTTTGGCTGCCAGATGAACAAAGCCGACTCCGAGCGGATGGCTGGAATCCTAGAAGATATCGGCTTCCAGTGGTCAGAAAATCCCAACGAGGCTGACTTAATTCTCTACAACACCTGCACCATTCGAGATAATGCTGAGCAAAAGGTTTATTCCTACCTAGGAAGACAGGCAAAGCGCAAACACCAACAACCAGACCTGACCTTGGTAGTAGCTGGTTGTGTGGCACAACAGGAGGGAGAAGCACTGCTGCGGCGAGTTCCAGAAGTTGATTTAGTCATGGGACCGCAACACGCCAATCGTTTAGGGGATTTGCTAGACCAGGTATTTGATGGCAACCAGCTAGTTGCTACAGAACCAATTCATATTGTTGAAGACATCACTAAACCAAGACGGGACAGCAGCATTAGCGCCTGGGTAAATATAATTTATGGGTGTAACGAACGCTGCACCTACTGTGTAGTCCCCAATGTCCGAGGTTTAGAGCAATCCCGTACTCCAGAAGCGATTCGGGCAGAAATAGAGGAGTTAGGACGGCAAGGCTATAAGGAAGTCACCCTCTTGGGACAAAATATTGATGCTTACGGACGTGACTTACCAGGGGTGACTGAATCGGGGCGGCATCAGCACACCTTGACAGATTTACTGTATTATGTAAGCAATATACCGGGGATTGAGCGGCTCCGCTTTGCTACCAGTCACCCCCGCTACTTTACAGAACGGCTGATCCGTGCCTGTCACGAGTTGCCGGAAGTGTGCGAACATTTCCACATTCCTTTCCAATCTGGGGATAACGATATTCTCAAAGCTATGGCACGGGGCTATACCCACCAGAAATATCGCCGTATTATTAATACCATTCGGGAGTATATGCCCGATGCTTCGATTAGTGCAGATGCGATTGTGGGCTTTCCTGGGGAAACGGAAGCACAATTTGAAAATACCCTAAAACTAGTAGACGATATTGGCTTTGACCAGCTCAATACCGCTGCCTATTCCCCTCGTCCTGGTACACCAGCAGCATTGTGGGACAATCAGCTCCCTGAGGAGGTCAAATGCGATCGCCTTCAACGTCTCAACCACCTAGTTGCGATAAAAGCAGCTGAGCGATCGCAACGTTATCTGGGACGGATTGAGGAAGTGCTGGTGGAAGACCAGAATCCCAAAGACAATACTCAAGTCATGGGCAGAACCAAAGGAAATCGTCTCACGTTCTTCTCTGGGGATATTAATCACCTCAAAGGTGAGCTAGTTCTAGTTAAAATTACTGAAGCCCGTGCCTTTAGCTTAACTGGTGAGCAAGTAGAGGAATAG